The Mauremys reevesii isolate NIE-2019 linkage group 22, ASM1616193v1, whole genome shotgun sequence genomic interval ACAGTTTAGCTAACTGGGTTCAGTGCTGCCCAAACAATTCAACTCTACAGGCTGGGTGTCACCTTGAAGACTACAATTGCTTTTCCTATGCGCAGGGACTTCTCCTTCCTACTTCTTACAGAGGCACAAGCTACCCAAAAGATTTGGGCAGAAAGCAGGATCATAACTAGgcttagatttttatcagtaaatgttgaaaAAATTTCAATTTCACTGTAcgcacacaaactgatgaaaaatatttccatcgctGCTCATTAAAATATTCAGAGATGTAAAGTAAGAAATTTGTTTGACTTAATGCTAAAATTTTTATTTATGcagttgacagtttgtgttttaatgctTATAAATTTTAATTGTCTTATCCACCCTGTGGTGATGTGGGACTCACCAGCAGGCGGCGCCACAAGggtgtcttgggaattagctcatttccagccttggagcaccctctgcaggccaatgtccCACTGCCACTTGGCCCCCTGTCCCTCCTAGGACTCCGGTGCCCCATTATCTCCCCTGGcagtacacccctcagtctcagggtctcccctccccagggagcccccaccccctcttcccacCTCGCCTCATTTGTAGGCTACTGCTAGTCACCAACTTGCTCCCGTaccctggagcagactgcagcGTCAGCCAttcatcataggcaaggttgggtctggacctactgcctctctctgcaacccaCTGCCTttatggggccttggacaaggccctgcagcctggggagttaccagccctgcctcactctaggcacctgagcttcccagcagccaggtccctctgtctctgaaggcagagagagactgtgtctGCTCCTGGCTTCTCTGGCCTTTATAGGGTCAGATGggtctgtttggggtgtggccacagctgaggctgcaTCCTCAATCAGCCCAGTCTACggttcccagccccagccctctccaagggctggcttttaacccctttcaggccaggagcgggtgaccagccCGCTACACGCCCCCATTGTGTGCCcctccataatttcctgcaactgtgaacatttaaattgatacaaataaaaaaaattattaaacccTGTAAGTCTGCAAACTCTTGAAATTTTCAGtagattaaaaacagaaaaaatgattaaaaataagttgatattatccatcaaatttattttttttaaagattgaatTCAGCCAAGTCTAGCCTTAGCTCTGCTGTCCACCTCACCATGCAGGCCAGCCACTGAGAGGGGAACACATTTTAACACCTTTAATGATGGTACAGGCTCCTTCTCTGCCTAGAACTTCCTGCAACGACCCCAGAGAAGTTCAGTCTGCACCACCTCGTGCTCAAATCTGTGTATAGCTGAGCTATCAGTGAGGAGCTCAAacactctctccattctgaaggGGGATAATTAGGTTAGATGGGGTGAGTTtctcccaggaaacatagcactGTTGTTGTGTGTCAGAAATTGCATCTAGTTTTTCTTTTGTTCAGGCTACACCATTTTCAAGCTTTTGAAGAAAATCAGTGATCATGATTTATTTCCTTTCTTGCAGATGATTTTACTGTCACTGTGCATGTTGCTCCTGCAGTTGTCTTGGTTGGACAAGCTGTGAcattgtcctgccatctgatagGCCAGGTCCCTGCTAACATTCAAGTGCATTGTTACAAAATGGAAAGGAACAAAAATACGACGTTATATTTTTACAATAGCACAGAAAAAGGGACTGAGGTGGGCCAGGCTGTGGACCTGCCGAGGATCAAAGGACGATATGCGAATGGAGTCGTTAGGGTGAAGCTCTTTCCAGGGCAAGTAGAAGATAGTGGGCAGTACGTCTGTGCGGTGATAAGCGATGGTGTCTATCAAGAAGCTATCGCCCAGGTGATTGTTGCAGGTAAGCATGGAGATGTTGATACAAAAGTGTTGCTGGCAGGGAACAATGCTGCACTGATCGCATCCTTGATCACAacttgattctccattgccttgcccTGTGTGTAGCAGCTGTATTTCCATTTAATCCTTTCCTCCCAACAGGGAGGGTTCACCAgctggcaggggaaggagaaACACCCACGTGTGTGCAATGTTATGGGAGGTGGGCAGAGGAAGTGATGGGctgggaaggaagaggagagaagTGCTGGACTGGGGGTCGGAGAAGCATCAGCAGTTTGGTGTCCATCTCACATAGTGTATTCAAATTATACACGGTGTATGCACACAACATGGATACCTCATGTACCTTTTTCTCTGGCTTTTTGCTGGTGGCATGTGCAATCGTCATTCCCCTGCCTTGTGTGTGCTGCTGTTGTACAACAGCAATAAAATGACTAAAGCACAGGGGCAAAGCTGGGCCATTTCctcccatctcacacacacatacacacaggcaGTACATTACAGTCCTGCAGAACTGTGAGGTCACTGTCCACCTGTGGTTTGTACACACTgcgcctgattctcagttacattAAGGCCCTTTTACATGGAAATGAACCGCTGACATTACCCCTTGTACAGAGAGAGGTCTCCTTGGCCAGTGTAGAGCTGATGTAAGGGCTCTGTAGTGGCCTTGCTTCCAGACATGGTGTAAGGGGCATGTCAGGGTTGTGGGAGAGGGAGCAAGCGAAGGGCTGGTAGGGGTATGCCTGGAGCACACTGTGCTTTGGCTATACTCTGCTTTCAACGCCTCATAGGGGACGATGGGAAACAAAGTGTAAGTTAGAATAGCCCTAAGGCTGCTCTGACTTACAATGGGACCTAGAAGGGCCCCTGAATGTGCCCAAAATATGGACCGCACAAAGGTGGATCTCCTCTTTTCTGAAAATACTGTTTGCTGACTAACCTGCTGCCATCCCAAAAGAGAAGCTGTCACATGCATACGACGAAGTCATGTCTACATACAGTTTGGGATCAGCTGGTGAAGTGTTTGGTGATCTTTTTGAGGTGAAAATCTCTCTATGGATTTAAGATACCTGGAAATGCAAGATTATAGTTCAGTGTAGAGTCAATAGACATGGAGACTCTAATGATAGTGGTGATCATCATTAGCACTCTTTGTTTGGTTTGTTAGATAGTTCTTCAGcctgtttaacatttttttaaaaattggttttcACTCTAGGTTTTGGATCAGCACCTCGCCTAACTATAGAACATCAGCAGAATAATTCAGTCACTCTGAGATGTACATCCCAAGGGTGGTACCCACAACCTGAAGTACTCTGGACTGACAGCACAGGACAAAAAATAACCGCTATGGCTGAAACAAGAATCCAGAAAGATGTGACAGAGCTGTATCAAATCCACAGTACGCTCAGGGTAGCAGATACTGCTTCTGACACCATCTCATGCACTATAATAAACCCCTTGCTGAAGAGGCACCATGAAAAAGTTATTGCAATTTCTGGTAAGAGGAGATGTACTTTCAAAACAAATATTCCTGCTCTTACTTAGAAAACAGGACTAAACACACCTGCCTTGTGCCCAACCATGTCATTCAAGGCTTGCCTACACAGAGCACCAACAAGCATTATtgggatgtgatttctaaagcgcatTAAAGGGTTGCACATTAATTAGTCTATGTAGACCCCAACTGGTGCTCACTAAAGATTCCCAGGTGTCCTTTACCATATTATTGTTTGAAACGATAATATGGTAAATCAAAACCAAACCAGAACCTAaacaaaatggaaccagattgctggaaCTTAAAATTATAAAGGTcatagaacagtttttaaactaagggctggggaaagccgACAAGTGCGGAGGAACATGTGGTTCAGACAtaccttaggggaggatctataaatggagattccctatgtcctaataaggaggagaggatggaaaatgataaaatacagggaggatctgatgagaaacagtcaaatgaaaaaaaagtccCATACAATTATGTAATGGAATAGgggacagctaaaaagtgacaaatttttaaaatgcttagataccaatgctagaagtctaaataataagatgggtgaactagagtaccTAGTTTAaaatgagaatattgatataataggcatcacagaaacctgataCAATGAGgaaaatcaatgggacacagtaataccagggtatacaatatatcggaaggacagaacaggtcgtgctggttggggctgttagggggcttattccttcaccctctcacttccctggtctttctcgcatgaacagagagtaacaatacccaaagtccaaaggtgcaaacaatttgatgtctattggggtgaacttccagcaagcatgattccattttccttccttagtgtcccccttcccagctctgacaccacagagccttgcctgtgtccctgtttctgttcccatcccctgttcccatttccccctttagcaaaaccatgatcccaattcccccatccccagtccctgttcctaaccccaccccccgccccttacttcctgattcattgcagactatatagtaagaGTTGAGTTCTGCTTAgatataccttaaccaatcattttactgaagtTTAACTAaacaatcctaacatattgtaacatggttatttaagcaattatatctcaccaccttcattggtttacatccaacaaaattaattatacagcagacagaaacaattacagaaccagagaccatgcaaataaacatacaaaacaatacagaagtgaggatttcacaactacatctatacagacataagggttttccagctgtgtctattgataagtgagttcttgccagacaggatgctgtcaaactaagtttcattttacatcttctaggctctttcctttctcttgaggtgatagatcgaatcaccttcctaacagccccagaatgccttatttcaatgtgactagtttggaatgtgtggatgtgaccatacacttcccagtttatggctggcctctgctgcttagttgaagaaccaggcctcagactgtcacagtaagagaaggccattacccagacagacagtgattttgattctttcttttatatctctataactagctaaatgataagaatatacctaaattcttaaagtataggcctttgcagacaggcctgaatatctatatcctaacagggGCGTGGCACTATATGTAAAAGAAaacgtagaatcaaatgaagtaaaaatcttaaattaactaaattgtactatagaatctctatggatagtaattccatgcttgaaaaatAGGAATATGGCAGTAGGATTATATTACagatcacctgaccaggatggtgttagtgactgtgaaatgctcagggagattagagaagctaataaaataaaaaactaaataataataatggtggatttcaactatccccatatttactgggtacatgtcacctcaggaagggatgcagagataaagtttcttgacaccttaaatgactggttctgggagcagctagtcctgaaaCACACCAGAgcagaggcaattcttgattgaGTCcgaagtggagcacaggatcaggtgcaataggtgaatatagctggaccgcttggtaatagtgaccataatataattaaatttaacatccctgtggcagggaaaactccacagcagcccaacactgtagcatttaatttcagaaaagggggaactatgcaaaaatgaggaggttagtgaaacagaaattaaaaggtacagcaccaaaagtgaagTCCCTTCAAGccgcatggaaactttttaaagacaccataataggagctcaacttaaatgtatatctCAATTTAAAACATATAGTAAGAGAAACAAAAAAGgtccaccatggctaaacaacaaagtaaaagaagcagtgagagccaaaaaggaataatttaaaaagtggaagatacaTCCTAATCCCaataaggaaaatagaaaggagcataaactctggaaaacaaagtataaaaatataattagaaagatcaaaaaagaatttgaagaacagttagccaaaggcTCAAATGTAGTagcaattaaacaaacaaacaaaaaagcctgcTAAAAAGCCAGTGGGGCCAAtggatgattgagatgctaaaggagcactcaaagacgataaggccattgcggagaaattaaatgaattctttgcatcgctCTTCATGGTTGAAGATGTgatggagattcccaaacctgaaccattctgtttgggtgacagatctaagaaactgtcccagactgaggtgtcattagagcagggccgcccagaggattccaggggcccggggtcttcggcggcgggggggcccttccgttccgggacccgccgccgaagtcccccgaagacccgcggcagggacccccccgccaccgaattaccgccctagcgggacccgccgccaaagttcagctcggtcttcggcggtaattcggcggcgggggttcccgccgcgggtcttcggggcacttcggcggcaggtcctggaacggaagggccccccaccgccgaattaccgccgaagaccgggctgcagttcggcggcgggtcccgctccatcttcggcggtaattcgccagcggggggtccttccgccccggagcggaaagACCCCCTgtcggcgaagaccgggagcaaagaagctcctgtgcccagccccgcaagagttttccgggccccccggagcgagtgagggaccccgctccaggggcccagaaaaactctcgtggggctcctgtggggctcggggcctggggcaaattgcccctcttgcccccccccccccgggcggccctgcattagaggaggttttggaacaaattgataaatgaaacagtaataagtctccatgacctgatggtattcacccaagagttctgaaggaactcaaatgtgaaattgcaggactactaccTGACATctataacctatcatttaaatcagcttctgtaccaaatgactgcaggatagctaatgtgacgccaattttaaaaaaggactccagaggtgaccctggcaactacaggccagtaagcctcacttcagtaccaggcaaattggttgaaacaatcataaagaacaaaattgtcagacagatagatgaacataatttgttgggaaatagtcgacatggtttttataaagggaaatcttgcctcaccaatctacttgAATTCTCTGAGTGGGTCAACAAGTAAACAAAggaaatccagtggatatagggtatttagattttcagaaagcctttgacaatgtccctcaccaaaggctctcaaGCAAAATAATCAGTCATggtataagagggaaggttctctcatggattggtaactggttaaaagacaggaaacaaagagcaggaataaatggtcagttttcagaaaggaAAGCGGTAAATAGTGCTGTGCCCCAGGGAtttgtactgggcccagtcctatttaatatgtgcataaatgatctggaaaaaggagtaaacagggaggtggcaaaatttgcagatgatacaaaactactcaagagtATATAACTAAGAGGAGAATTATGGCTGTCCTTTTTTTCACTCGCGCTCTCTTACACATTAACATGAGTCATTATGTGCTGCTGGTGCAATTATAACCCCATAAACATTTTTCAGGTTTCTTTGATGTGGAGGCAGAACATGACGTCATTACAGCTGTAATTGGAGAAAATGCCATTCTTCCCTGCCGGCTGATTACGAAACATCTGCCCCCTAGCATGGAGCTGCAATGGAGGAAAGTTGGACCTGGGGAGGTTAAGACAATCTATCTCTACCTCTATGATGAAAGCAGCCTCCTGGTTAATTCTTATCCACAGGATGACAAATGCTCAAATGGTTATTTGTCTCCAAATGGAGTCAACAGCAGAGAATGGCTCAGGAAGAAATATGAAAAAAAGGCAAAAGTTTTTAAAGGAAAGGAGTTTGGGAAAGGAAATATTTCTCTGCAACTGAACAATATTCAGGTGGAAGATGCAGGGAAATATGTATGTTCTGCCACAgccaactcatttcacagagaGATCATCACTGATGTCTTGGTTATAGGTAAGAAAGTTCTAGAATTGGAGAAAACATATTTATCAAACTCTATTATTGTGTCTCCCCAGGAGCCAGCACAAGCTTATCTTTTCTCCACAGCACATTTTATTGCTTTGTCTATTATTGTTTTAAAACTCCCAAATGATGGAATCTCCACTTCTTCCATTGGGCAGCTATTAGATGGTCTAATGCATGTCACTATGAGATCAGTTTCCTGATTTCAGAAGTGATTTCAGACTGTCTGCTGTTAGAGGAGATATCAATAATAATCACTCTCCCCTTCATTTGCTTTTAAAATACCAATTCTTGGAGCTGTATTATTAAATCTATCTTCTAAACATTAAAGTGATGTTAGAATGTAATTTAAACTACTTTTT includes:
- the LOC120388859 gene encoding uncharacterized protein LOC120388859, with translation MERNKNTTLYFYNSTEKGTEVGQAVDLPRIKGRYANGVVRVKLFPGQVEDSGQYVCAVISDGVYQEAIAQVIVAGFFDVEAEHDVITAVIGENAILPCRLITKHLPPSMELQWRKVGPGEVKTIYLYLYDESSLLVNSYPQDDKCSNGYLSPNGVNSREWLRKKYEKKAKVFKGKEFGKGNISLQLNNIQVEDAGKYVCSATANSFHREIITDVLVIEELQEETVSLTLSITQAISASAHAAHQRLYLSVLQEDLGTKGADWCLTLFIAVYCCDHLPFSRKMQKGTPGANGRLGQENKGTQGANGRVGKENERFGKENEGTPGEKGGTPGANGTTPGGKGRNGKDNKGTPGGNGRLGKENE